One genomic region from Erythrobacter mangrovi encodes:
- a CDS encoding TonB-dependent receptor plug domain-containing protein: MTKRVTQTSIKALLVAATAVCAMASADVAMAQGADADTTAEEAAPGSIVVLGTRRTDRSATDSASPVDVIGAAELQQQPAANMLDVVKNIVPSFFVPQNTISDASTFVRAPSLRGLPADNILVMLNGKRFNRSALVQVYTGGDTALSFGSQGADISSIPSIAVSNLQVLRDGATAQYGSDAIGGVLNYGLRDDIGFEAQGLYGQNYDNGGDGETWQVSGYGGVRLGDAGFISLAGEYSDTNGTSRGVQRPSAVNFANQFPDLADQLPNFPGPVQIWGTSPSHGWKFILNSELELAPNATFYLFGNLARSKADQSFNYREAVTTTATRFDGTNNTTGTLSANSAFRHPIFLTTCPTGNATCPAGGFVRDTNVFNFTDFYPAGFTPRFVGVTKQAIGVVGVRGDMDSGFTYDVSGSLARQSLNLSMYNSLAPSYGPDSQTEFEFGTLIQREINLNLDMTYPLDVGFASPLTLSGGAEFRREEYEATEGDPQSYGAGPYAVQQLFDRVSDGVYTPTSAADCPVAQAAGVTTCTVTMPPAASGYGGTSPTFAGKSSEKSYGFYVGLEGDITERFSMGVAGRYEHYENFGSTTVGKVNARLELSDSLAIRATAGTGFHAPSPGQNNVQVLTTTFIQGNQVQVGTYPVTSDIAQYFGATTLGPEESTNFGAGFVLEPTNNLTVTVDAYSIKVRDRIGISQTFNVTADDIVALPSLAGVGEGGSVQYFTNGFDTRTRGVDVVATYRTGLADGDLNMTLAYNYNKSKVTDFDDGVIGATQLIDIKYLAPNHRATFAANWSSGPWAINLRESYFGTWRDSNDYPLRVGNITCPSGVSPAPDDRTTPCAIFDGQHFGAKFITDLDVSYTFAEKYTLTVGANNLFNTYPDKIAATINNPIYDSTGSISNGSIYPRPGGPFGINGGFWYARIRVKY; the protein is encoded by the coding sequence ATGACCAAGCGGGTTACGCAGACTTCGATCAAGGCCCTTTTAGTGGCGGCTACTGCCGTCTGCGCGATGGCAAGTGCCGATGTTGCGATGGCGCAAGGTGCCGACGCAGATACGACCGCTGAGGAGGCGGCTCCCGGATCGATCGTGGTTCTCGGTACGCGCCGTACAGACCGCAGCGCGACTGACTCTGCTTCTCCGGTCGACGTGATCGGTGCAGCGGAACTGCAGCAGCAACCGGCCGCCAACATGCTCGATGTGGTGAAGAACATCGTTCCCTCGTTCTTCGTGCCGCAAAACACCATTTCCGACGCTTCGACCTTTGTGCGCGCGCCATCGCTGCGCGGTCTTCCGGCGGACAACATTCTCGTCATGCTCAACGGCAAGCGCTTCAACCGCTCGGCCCTGGTCCAGGTCTATACTGGCGGCGACACTGCGCTGTCGTTCGGCTCGCAGGGCGCCGATATCTCGTCGATCCCCTCGATAGCGGTTTCGAACCTGCAGGTGCTGCGCGATGGCGCAACCGCGCAATATGGCTCGGACGCCATCGGCGGCGTGCTCAATTATGGCCTGCGTGACGACATTGGGTTCGAGGCGCAGGGGCTCTATGGCCAGAATTACGACAACGGCGGCGACGGCGAGACCTGGCAGGTCTCCGGCTATGGCGGCGTCCGGTTGGGTGACGCGGGCTTCATCTCGCTTGCCGGTGAATACTCGGACACCAACGGCACAAGTCGCGGCGTGCAACGCCCCTCAGCGGTCAACTTCGCCAACCAGTTCCCCGACCTTGCCGACCAGTTGCCCAATTTTCCGGGGCCGGTGCAGATCTGGGGTACCTCACCTTCGCATGGCTGGAAGTTCATTCTGAACAGCGAGTTGGAGCTGGCGCCCAATGCGACCTTCTACCTGTTCGGCAATCTCGCGCGATCGAAGGCGGACCAGAGCTTCAACTATCGCGAAGCGGTCACGACCACGGCAACCCGTTTCGACGGCACAAACAACACCACGGGCACGCTGAGCGCGAACTCGGCATTCCGGCATCCGATCTTCCTGACGACCTGCCCAACTGGCAATGCCACCTGCCCCGCCGGCGGATTTGTGCGCGACACCAATGTCTTCAATTTTACCGATTTCTACCCTGCAGGCTTCACCCCGCGCTTTGTCGGTGTGACCAAGCAAGCCATCGGCGTAGTGGGCGTCCGCGGCGATATGGACTCGGGCTTCACCTACGACGTTTCGGGTTCACTCGCGCGCCAGTCGCTTAACCTGTCGATGTATAACTCGCTGGCACCGTCCTACGGGCCGGATTCGCAGACCGAGTTCGAGTTCGGCACGCTGATCCAGCGTGAGATCAACCTCAATCTCGACATGACCTATCCGCTCGATGTCGGGTTCGCTAGCCCGCTAACCCTGTCGGGTGGTGCGGAATTCCGGCGCGAGGAATATGAGGCGACTGAGGGTGATCCACAGTCTTATGGTGCCGGCCCCTATGCGGTGCAGCAGCTCTTCGACCGCGTATCGGACGGTGTGTACACGCCTACATCCGCGGCGGACTGCCCAGTCGCCCAGGCCGCGGGCGTAACGACTTGCACCGTCACGATGCCTCCTGCCGCCAGCGGCTATGGCGGCACCAGTCCCACTTTTGCGGGCAAGAGCAGCGAGAAGAGCTACGGCTTCTATGTCGGCCTCGAAGGCGACATCACGGAACGCTTCTCGATGGGCGTTGCCGGTCGCTACGAGCACTATGAGAATTTCGGCAGCACCACCGTGGGCAAGGTCAATGCCCGTCTCGAGCTGTCGGACAGCCTCGCTATCCGTGCGACGGCAGGTACCGGCTTCCATGCTCCTTCGCCCGGCCAGAACAATGTCCAGGTGCTGACCACTACTTTCATCCAGGGCAATCAGGTGCAGGTGGGGACCTATCCGGTGACCAGCGACATCGCGCAGTATTTCGGCGCAACCACGCTGGGCCCCGAAGAGTCGACCAACTTCGGTGCGGGCTTCGTGCTCGAGCCGACCAACAACCTTACGGTCACCGTTGACGCCTATTCGATCAAGGTCCGCGACCGGATCGGTATCTCGCAGACGTTCAACGTCACGGCCGACGATATCGTGGCGTTGCCGTCGCTCGCCGGCGTTGGCGAGGGTGGTTCGGTCCAGTACTTCACCAATGGGTTCGACACGCGGACCCGGGGTGTCGATGTGGTGGCGACCTATCGCACCGGGCTGGCTGATGGCGATCTCAACATGACGCTTGCCTATAACTACAACAAGAGCAAGGTGACGGACTTCGATGACGGTGTGATCGGCGCGACCCAGCTGATCGACATTAAATATCTTGCGCCGAACCATCGGGCGACCTTTGCCGCCAATTGGTCGTCGGGGCCATGGGCGATCAATCTGCGCGAGAGCTACTTTGGTACCTGGCGCGATTCGAACGATTACCCATTGCGTGTCGGCAATATCACATGCCCGTCAGGTGTTTCGCCTGCTCCGGATGATCGGACTACACCGTGCGCAATTTTCGATGGGCAGCACTTCGGTGCGAAGTTCATCACCGATCTCGACGTGAGCTATACCTTCGCCGAGAAATACACGCTCACAGTGGGGGCGAACAATCTGTTCAATACCTATCCCGACAAGATCGCGGCGACGATCAACAACCCGATCTATGACTCCACTGGAAGCATCTCCAATGGCTCGATCTATCCGCGCCCGGGTGGCCCGTTCGGGATCAACGGTGGTTTCTGGTACGCCCGCATTCGCGTGAAGTACTGA
- a CDS encoding Lrp/AsnC family transcriptional regulator — MDRADVKLLEALQSDSTQSIAQLAEQAALSPSACHRRIRSLEQAGIISGYGARLDPRKLGLSLVVFVEITLTSQSREAMDRFEDAVRAFDDILDCSLMSGNADYLLRVAAADLAQFDAIHRDCLARLPGVSSMRSSFTIRNIKSWRGYPISRCMNPA, encoded by the coding sequence ATGGATCGCGCGGACGTGAAGCTGCTCGAAGCGCTGCAGAGTGACTCGACCCAATCGATCGCCCAACTGGCCGAACAAGCCGCGCTTTCGCCCTCAGCCTGCCATCGCCGGATCCGGTCGCTCGAACAGGCTGGGATCATTTCGGGTTATGGTGCGCGGCTCGATCCGCGCAAGCTTGGGCTAAGCCTTGTGGTGTTCGTCGAGATTACTCTGACCAGCCAAAGCCGCGAGGCGATGGACCGGTTCGAGGACGCGGTGCGCGCCTTCGATGATATTCTCGACTGCAGCCTGATGTCGGGCAATGCCGACTACCTCTTGCGGGTCGCTGCGGCGGATCTGGCCCAGTTCGACGCGATCCACCGTGACTGCCTTGCGCGGCTGCCGGGCGTGTCCTCGATGCGGTCGAGCTTCACGATCCGCAATATCAAGAGCTGGCGAGGATATCCCATTTCGCGATGTATGAACCCTGCTTGA
- the ald gene encoding alanine dehydrogenase, with protein sequence MRIGCPKEIKNHEYRVGLTPESARELVDHGHEVWIETQAGAGIGAADAQYVTAGAKVVDRPEVIFAECEMVVKVKEPQAVERARLREGQILYTYLHLAPDPEQTKELLASGVTGIAYETVTGAGGTLPLLKPMSQVAGRMSVQAGATALEKAQGGRGVLLGGVPGVMPGKVAVIGGGVVGFNAAQMAAGLGADVTILDRSPEVLERVGTHFESRAKTRFSNVANLYESVCEADLVIGAVLIPGAAAPKLVSRDMLKDMQKGAVLVDVAIDQGGCFETSRPTTHADPTYVVDDIVHYCVANMPGAVARTSTYALNNVTLPHALRIAQLGWKEALRSDPHLAEGLNVHAGEVTYEAVAKELGYTYRPVADLLG encoded by the coding sequence ATGCGCATCGGCTGCCCCAAGGAAATCAAGAACCACGAGTATCGCGTCGGCCTCACCCCCGAGAGCGCGCGCGAGCTGGTCGACCACGGCCACGAAGTCTGGATCGAGACGCAGGCCGGGGCCGGAATCGGTGCGGCCGACGCCCAGTACGTGACCGCGGGTGCAAAGGTCGTCGATCGACCCGAAGTCATCTTTGCCGAATGCGAAATGGTGGTGAAGGTCAAGGAGCCGCAGGCCGTCGAACGCGCGCGACTGCGCGAGGGCCAGATCCTCTATACCTACCTGCACCTCGCACCCGATCCGGAGCAGACCAAGGAACTGCTTGCCAGCGGCGTGACCGGCATCGCCTATGAGACCGTCACTGGGGCAGGCGGCACCTTGCCCCTGCTCAAGCCGATGAGCCAGGTAGCAGGCCGCATGAGCGTACAGGCCGGCGCAACCGCACTCGAAAAGGCTCAAGGAGGCCGTGGCGTATTGCTTGGTGGCGTACCGGGCGTGATGCCGGGGAAAGTCGCCGTCATCGGCGGCGGTGTAGTCGGTTTCAACGCAGCGCAGATGGCTGCTGGTCTCGGCGCCGATGTCACCATCCTCGATCGCAGTCCCGAAGTGCTCGAACGCGTCGGCACGCATTTCGAAAGTCGCGCCAAGACCCGCTTCTCAAACGTCGCGAACCTTTATGAGTCGGTTTGCGAAGCGGACCTCGTCATCGGCGCGGTGCTGATCCCGGGCGCCGCCGCGCCCAAGCTGGTCAGCCGCGACATGCTGAAGGATATGCAGAAGGGCGCAGTGCTGGTCGACGTCGCGATCGACCAGGGCGGTTGCTTCGAAACTTCGCGCCCAACCACCCATGCCGACCCGACCTATGTGGTCGATGACATCGTCCATTACTGCGTCGCCAACATGCCCGGGGCAGTGGCGCGGACCAGCACCTATGCGCTGAACAATGTCACCCTGCCGCACGCGCTGCGGATCGCGCAGCTCGGGTGGAAGGAAGCGCTGCGCAGCGATCCGCACCTTGCCGAAGGCCTCAACGTCCATGCCGGCGAAGTGACCTACGAAGCGGTCGCGAAGGAACTCGGCTACACCTATCGCCCGGTCGCCGACCTGCTCGGCTGA
- a CDS encoding sensor domain-containing diguanylate cyclase: protein MGVGTFRYLFGALLLALCMLPGMQAQAAGGANLGERCGITLDTLPTAQELSRISNWQCPARFDVQPDKAQIIRFDLSDRADRAQLRHAISRKADFERLIFVAEDMDGGQRTISKSFADGRQAYLERQFSLPLPEITEETRYLFAIMLGGREIMPLDYLRLEAQLPGSTPSERNALLLYALVIGILVMPILIDLGVFYVLRDRFSLLHAGMVGSTLIHLVTVSGLNLPFFTLSLPMARLLGVASFGAIVIGASLFTESFLEREHLSKRGRRVFYGHAFLVAIATALHAPQFHALGRFPADFFYITCLAGSPYFVWAIAKAWRDGSRSARFLAVGFAPLVVVGVIRTGSHLIPGMPTYDAGTLFLLGGALEVMATTLGVADRFLSLRRERDRMLDEAQALASLARRDPLTGALNRRAITEDFDGLVAEGYTACMLVDLDKFKSVNDEYGHATGDRVLQLAASALGEDPASKLVRMGGEEFLLLLHGDDACQRADARRRAITARVLAELDGLERPITASAGFLDFKPVAGEADLDFAMLYTRVDQLLYSAKCEGRNQTVCDTLQLFDAKREADGAVAA, encoded by the coding sequence ATGGGGGTTGGTACATTCCGGTATTTGTTCGGGGCCTTGCTGCTCGCGCTCTGCATGCTCCCGGGCATGCAGGCGCAGGCTGCCGGAGGTGCAAACCTTGGCGAACGCTGCGGAATCACGCTCGACACCCTGCCGACGGCGCAGGAATTGTCGCGCATTTCCAATTGGCAGTGCCCGGCGCGCTTCGACGTCCAGCCCGACAAGGCCCAGATCATCCGCTTCGACCTGTCGGATCGGGCGGACCGTGCGCAACTGCGCCATGCGATCTCCCGAAAGGCCGATTTCGAGCGACTGATTTTCGTCGCGGAGGACATGGACGGCGGCCAGCGCACGATCAGCAAGAGTTTCGCGGATGGTCGACAGGCCTATCTCGAACGACAGTTCTCCTTGCCGTTGCCGGAAATCACCGAAGAAACCCGCTACCTCTTCGCGATAATGCTCGGCGGCAGGGAAATCATGCCGCTCGACTACCTCAGGCTGGAAGCCCAATTGCCGGGATCGACGCCTTCGGAGCGCAATGCATTGCTGCTCTATGCGCTCGTCATCGGCATTCTTGTCATGCCGATCCTTATCGACCTCGGTGTCTTCTACGTCCTGCGCGACCGCTTCAGCCTCTTGCATGCCGGCATGGTGGGCAGCACCCTGATCCACCTGGTCACTGTCTCGGGCCTGAATCTTCCGTTCTTCACGCTCAGCCTGCCAATGGCGCGCCTGCTGGGCGTGGCAAGTTTTGGCGCGATCGTCATTGGCGCCAGCCTGTTCACGGAGTCCTTCCTCGAACGCGAGCACCTGTCGAAACGCGGGCGCCGGGTCTTTTATGGCCACGCCTTCCTGGTGGCGATCGCCACTGCCCTGCACGCGCCCCAGTTCCACGCGCTTGGCCGTTTCCCAGCGGACTTCTTCTACATCACCTGCCTTGCCGGGAGCCCTTACTTCGTCTGGGCGATCGCCAAGGCCTGGCGTGATGGTAGCCGTTCGGCCCGATTCCTGGCTGTCGGCTTTGCCCCGCTGGTAGTCGTTGGGGTAATCCGCACGGGAAGCCACCTGATCCCCGGCATGCCGACCTATGACGCCGGTACCCTGTTCCTGCTCGGCGGCGCGCTCGAAGTCATGGCCACGACGCTGGGTGTGGCAGACCGCTTCCTGTCCCTGCGCCGCGAGCGCGATCGCATGCTCGATGAGGCGCAGGCCCTGGCATCGCTGGCCCGACGCGATCCGCTGACCGGAGCACTCAACCGCCGCGCAATCACCGAGGATTTCGACGGGCTTGTCGCTGAGGGCTACACCGCCTGCATGCTGGTCGATCTCGACAAGTTCAAATCAGTAAACGACGAATATGGCCACGCCACTGGTGACCGTGTGCTGCAGCTGGCGGCCAGCGCGCTGGGGGAGGATCCAGCGAGCAAGCTGGTCCGCATGGGCGGCGAGGAGTTCCTCTTGCTGCTGCATGGGGACGATGCCTGCCAGCGCGCCGACGCCCGACGCAGGGCGATCACGGCGAGGGTTCTGGCCGAACTCGACGGCCTCGAACGGCCCATAACCGCCAGCGCCGGCTTTCTGGACTTCAAGCCGGTCGCAGGCGAGGCCGACCTCGATTTCGCGATGCTCTACACCCGGGTCGACCAGTTGCTCTATTCCGCCAAGTGCGAGGGCCGAAACCAGACCGTTTGCGACACGCTCCAACTGTTTGACGCCAAACGCGAAGCTGACGGCGCCGTGGCAGCCTAG
- a CDS encoding sensor domain-containing diguanylate cyclase, whose amino-acid sequence MGWLTVTVAHRALAKAVLALLAGMVLFAQPAKATEEFAPGSICHTAGPASLDHVVVEREAARWICEDDNYDWKKPRELVRIDLRDRSAGELNPRFAELDRHEFEHLAVIVKGVDGSSATRNYTFRETSLGLSSLRSIIPLPELQEQASSVVFVIDGSKWPESFANAELVENASMPPLAGYAHLLAALICGLLLAPMLFDFGYFRALREPFPLFHALFCLMAFVQTAAVSGLIPLLTPIDFDTELLITYFSVDIMIAATMLFASNFIEPEYLTRRCRLILLGIAAGALINGSLTTFKPHLFGTWIDHFYFGNYMILLAAYFHVLGSGWRQGSRMAPYLVLGFAPFAGIMLIQFTTIFIATDAYGFDETWPQNLALLFEVVATALAVADRFISIKRERDQAVSEARSLEVLSERDELTGLFNRRALTSRYADLVTEGFHAMALLDIDHFKEINDLHGHPVGDEVLKCMADALTAGDDEDAQVFRIGGEEFLLLLRGNDARQRAEARRRALTARTFAMMEGLERPVTASMGFLDFAAVSAEPSVDFGTLYTRADQLLYAAKCAGRNRTVEDRLELFIPAEDTDEAIAAA is encoded by the coding sequence ATGGGGTGGTTAACAGTAACCGTGGCGCATCGCGCCCTGGCTAAGGCCGTGCTTGCCTTGCTGGCAGGTATGGTGCTGTTCGCGCAGCCCGCGAAAGCGACCGAGGAGTTTGCACCCGGCTCGATCTGCCACACGGCCGGCCCCGCCTCGCTCGATCACGTGGTGGTCGAACGCGAAGCCGCCCGCTGGATCTGCGAGGACGACAATTACGACTGGAAGAAGCCCCGGGAACTGGTGCGGATCGACCTGCGCGATCGCTCCGCCGGAGAGCTAAATCCGCGCTTTGCCGAACTTGATCGCCACGAATTCGAACACCTCGCCGTGATCGTCAAAGGCGTCGACGGATCCAGCGCCACCCGCAATTATACCTTCCGCGAGACCAGCCTCGGGCTTTCGAGCCTTCGCTCGATCATCCCACTGCCAGAACTCCAGGAACAGGCTTCGTCGGTCGTTTTCGTGATCGATGGCAGCAAGTGGCCCGAGTCATTCGCCAATGCCGAACTCGTCGAGAATGCCTCGATGCCGCCACTCGCCGGATATGCGCACCTGCTCGCTGCCCTGATCTGCGGCTTGCTGCTCGCCCCTATGCTGTTCGACTTCGGCTATTTTCGAGCATTGCGCGAGCCGTTCCCGCTCTTTCACGCGCTGTTCTGCCTTATGGCCTTCGTCCAGACGGCAGCGGTGTCTGGCCTCATCCCGTTGCTCACCCCGATCGACTTCGATACCGAACTGCTGATCACCTACTTCAGCGTCGACATCATGATCGCTGCGACGATGCTGTTCGCGAGCAATTTCATCGAACCGGAGTACCTTACCCGGCGCTGTCGCCTGATCCTGCTGGGGATCGCTGCGGGCGCGTTGATCAACGGTTCATTGACGACATTCAAGCCGCATCTCTTCGGCACGTGGATCGATCACTTCTACTTCGGCAACTACATGATCCTCCTTGCCGCCTACTTCCACGTGCTGGGAAGCGGTTGGAGGCAGGGCAGCCGCATGGCGCCATATCTGGTCCTGGGTTTCGCGCCCTTCGCGGGTATCATGCTGATCCAGTTCACGACCATCTTCATTGCGACCGACGCTTACGGCTTTGACGAGACCTGGCCGCAGAACCTGGCGCTGCTCTTCGAGGTGGTGGCGACGGCCCTCGCGGTTGCGGATCGCTTCATCTCGATCAAGCGCGAACGCGACCAGGCCGTCAGCGAAGCCCGCTCGCTCGAAGTCCTGAGCGAACGGGATGAGCTGACCGGCCTGTTCAACCGCCGCGCCTTGACCTCGCGCTACGCCGATCTGGTGACCGAAGGCTTCCACGCCATGGCATTGCTCGACATCGATCACTTCAAGGAAATCAACGATCTCCATGGCCACCCGGTGGGCGACGAAGTGCTCAAGTGCATGGCGGACGCCCTGACCGCGGGGGACGACGAGGACGCGCAGGTCTTCCGCATCGGTGGCGAGGAATTCCTGCTGCTGTTGCGCGGCAACGATGCGCGCCAGCGGGCAGAAGCGCGGCGCCGTGCACTCACCGCACGCACTTTCGCCATGATGGAAGGACTCGAGCGGCCGGTTACCGCCAGCATGGGCTTCCTCGACTTCGCAGCCGTGAGCGCGGAACCCAGCGTCGATTTCGGCACCTTGTACACGCGGGCCGACCAATTGCTCTATGCGGCGAAGTGCGCCGGCCGGAATCGCACGGTCGAAGATCGTCTCGAGCTGTTCATCCCTGCGGAAGACACCGACGAAGCGATCGCCGCTGCCTAA
- a CDS encoding acyl-CoA thioesterase, producing MSNHFTRVFTAQAEHIDELGHVNNAVWVQWIQDMATAHWDSVARPEDREAFFWVVTRHEIDYRGNIDQGESVTGDTWIEGAPRGATSIRRVDFRDASGKVIVSAATTWAMLDRGSGRLVRVRAEVLEPFA from the coding sequence ATGAGCAACCACTTCACCCGTGTCTTCACCGCGCAGGCGGAACACATCGACGAGCTTGGCCACGTCAACAATGCCGTCTGGGTCCAGTGGATCCAGGATATGGCTACCGCGCATTGGGATTCGGTCGCGAGGCCGGAGGATCGCGAGGCCTTCTTCTGGGTCGTGACCCGGCACGAGATCGATTATCGTGGCAATATCGATCAGGGCGAGAGCGTTACCGGGGATACCTGGATCGAGGGTGCGCCGCGCGGGGCAACCTCGATACGCCGGGTCGACTTTCGCGATGCCAGCGGCAAGGTGATCGTGTCCGCCGCGACGACCTGGGCGATGCTCGATCGCGGTAGTGGCCGGCTGGTGCGGGTCCGGGCGGAGGTGCTCGAACCCTTTGCATAA
- a CDS encoding S9 family peptidase: MSTSRPAAPPKAEKREFSYSHHGITITDPYAWLRDPGYPEVTDEDVLAHLEAENAWFETRMEPHKPLVDALFKEMRARIKEDDSTVPQRRGDWLYWSEFEEGAEYRKYYRKPVGGGDAQLILDENALAEGHEYFRLGTFSISDNAELLAYSVDTNGSERFTARFKVIATGEHFSDEIPGTLSDLVWVKGDTAVVYGLADENWRVHDATLHVLGTPLDNDVELYRETEDEGFRVGAGLSAQEDWLVISTGDNETSEVRLVPVADPTAEPLLVKPRQKGVEYDVDLRDGVVWIHTNDDHVNFRLATAPLTNPGEWTTLIEGSDEFYLDGFELYRDFYVTEGRLGGLDQIQLRSYDDPSLVKPIAFAEPSYTTGLTNNPEYHQDKLRLSYQSMVTPDSVYDYHVASGELELLKQQEIPSGYDPSLYVTERLEIEVRDGTKVPVSVVMRKDREPGGPLHLYAYGAYGIAIPPGFSTTRLSLVDRGFAYAIAHIRGGDDLGRKWYLAGKLEERTNTFNDFVDVAKGLVTKGYTAKGRISISGGSAGGELMGVVANTDPDLWGAIVAHVPFVDVLATMLDGDLPLTPGEWPEWGNPITSKRAFAQILAYSPYDQVAAQDYPPILVTAGLNDPRVTYWEPAKWVAKLREFKTDGNELLLKTNMGAGHGGKSGRFESIREVAEEVAFILWQFGMADRLQATAR; this comes from the coding sequence ATTTCGACGAGCCGCCCTGCCGCCCCGCCCAAGGCCGAAAAGCGCGAGTTTTCCTATTCGCATCACGGGATCACCATCACCGATCCCTATGCCTGGCTGCGCGATCCCGGCTATCCCGAGGTGACCGATGAGGATGTGCTGGCCCATCTAGAAGCGGAGAATGCCTGGTTCGAAACGCGGATGGAACCGCACAAACCGCTGGTGGATGCGCTGTTCAAGGAGATGCGGGCGCGCATCAAGGAAGACGATTCGACGGTCCCGCAGCGCCGGGGCGACTGGCTCTATTGGTCGGAATTCGAAGAAGGCGCGGAGTATCGCAAGTATTACCGCAAGCCCGTGGGTGGCGGCGATGCACAGCTGATCCTCGACGAGAATGCGCTGGCCGAAGGGCACGAGTATTTCCGCCTCGGCACCTTCTCGATCTCCGACAATGCCGAGCTGCTGGCCTATTCGGTCGATACCAACGGGTCGGAACGGTTCACCGCGCGCTTCAAGGTGATCGCGACGGGCGAGCACTTTTCCGACGAGATTCCCGGGACATTGTCGGACTTGGTGTGGGTGAAAGGCGATACGGCGGTGGTCTATGGGCTCGCCGATGAGAACTGGCGCGTCCATGATGCGACACTCCACGTGCTCGGCACGCCGCTCGATAACGATGTCGAGCTATACCGCGAGACCGAGGACGAGGGCTTTCGCGTGGGGGCAGGCCTGTCGGCACAGGAAGACTGGTTGGTCATCTCGACCGGAGACAACGAGACCTCGGAAGTGCGGCTGGTTCCCGTGGCCGATCCCACTGCGGAGCCCTTGCTGGTGAAGCCGCGCCAGAAAGGCGTCGAATATGACGTCGATCTGCGCGACGGTGTGGTGTGGATCCACACCAACGACGATCACGTCAATTTCCGCCTCGCCACCGCGCCTCTCACCAATCCGGGGGAGTGGACTACGCTGATCGAGGGTTCGGATGAATTCTATCTCGACGGTTTCGAACTCTACCGCGATTTCTATGTGACCGAAGGGCGGCTGGGTGGCCTCGACCAGATCCAGCTCCGTTCCTACGACGATCCCAGCCTGGTCAAGCCGATCGCCTTCGCCGAGCCGAGCTATACCACCGGCCTGACCAACAATCCCGAATACCATCAGGACAAGCTGCGGCTTTCATACCAGAGCATGGTCACGCCGGACTCTGTCTATGACTATCACGTTGCGAGCGGCGAACTCGAGCTGCTCAAGCAACAGGAAATCCCGAGCGGGTACGACCCCTCGCTCTATGTTACCGAGCGGCTCGAGATCGAAGTACGCGACGGGACCAAGGTCCCCGTTAGTGTGGTCATGCGCAAGGATCGCGAGCCGGGCGGACCGCTGCACCTCTATGCCTATGGTGCCTACGGCATCGCCATCCCGCCGGGGTTCTCGACCACGCGGCTGAGCCTGGTCGATCGCGGTTTCGCCTATGCCATCGCGCATATCCGCGGCGGCGATGACCTGGGGCGTAAATGGTACCTTGCCGGCAAGCTGGAGGAGCGGACCAATACCTTCAATGACTTCGTCGATGTCGCCAAGGGGCTGGTGACCAAGGGTTACACCGCCAAGGGCCGCATCAGCATTTCGGGTGGTTCGGCCGGAGGCGAACTGATGGGCGTGGTCGCCAACACCGATCCCGATCTGTGGGGCGCAATAGTGGCGCATGTCCCCTTCGTCGACGTGCTTGCAACCATGCTCGACGGTGACTTGCCGCTGACCCCGGGCGAATGGCCCGAATGGGGCAATCCGATCACTTCCAAGCGGGCCTTCGCGCAGATCCTTGCCTATTCGCCTTACGACCAGGTGGCGGCACAGGATTATCCGCCGATACTGGTGACTGCCGGGCTCAACGACCCGCGCGTGACCTATTGGGAGCCCGCCAAGTGGGTTGCCAAATTGCGCGAGTTCAAGACCGACGGCAACGAACTGCTGCTCAAGACCAATATGGGTGCCGGCCATGGCGGTAAGTCGGGCCGGTTCGAGTCGATCCGCGAAGTCGCGGAAGAAGTAGCCTTCATCTTGTGGCAGTTCGGGATGGCCGATCGACTTCAGGCGACAGCGCGGTAA